One genomic window of Camelina sativa cultivar DH55 chromosome 5, Cs, whole genome shotgun sequence includes the following:
- the LOC104786031 gene encoding uncharacterized protein LOC104786031, translated as MRKSESKRDKTQVRLCVDEVGGGGSVWQKCSRHDLSERGFVCVGGVCPYCLHERLSSLCPDCAHDLPCSCAPRASVSSAGDVPFAGIGSVGRVSNLIECEPAFRRSTSIAVPYVWSAKPEPVSETGSDVKPSRGCWLWRLFRRNKKGDTKTKAAATVMKKSKSDAGEVLLSPAPVTSKGNGWYFPSPINVFRQSKIIFQQRSPLYRG; from the coding sequence ATGCGAAAAAGCGAATCAAAACGCGACAAAACTCAAGTGCGGTTGTGCGTCGACGAAGTAGGAGGAGGAGGCAGCGTTTGGCAGAAATGCTCAAGACACGACCTGTCCGAACGCGGTTTCGTCTGCGTTGGCGGCGTTTGTCCTTACTGCCTCCACGAACGCCTCTCATCTCTATGCCCTGACTGTGCCCACGATCTCCCCTGTTCGTGTGCTCCACGCGCCTCCGTTTCTTCCGCCGGTGATGTTCCGTTCGCCGGTATCGGATCGGTTGGCCGCGTTTCCAACTTGATTGAATGCGAGCCGGCGTTTCGGAGATCGACATCGATCGCGGTTCCGTATGTCTGGTCTGCTAAACCGGAACCGGTTTCGGAAACCGGGTCGGATGTCAAACCTAGTCGTGGATGTTGGCTCTGGAGACTGttcagaagaaacaagaaggGAGACACGAAAACGAAGGCTGCTGCCACGGTCATGAAGAAGTCTAAATCCGACGCCGGAGAGGTGTTATTATCTCCGGCGCCGGTGACGAGCAAAGGGAATGGTTGGTACTTTCCAAGTCCGATTAATGTTTTCAGGCAATCAAAGATAATTTTTCAACAACGATCTCCTTTGTACAGAGGTTGA